From the genome of Oncorhynchus clarkii lewisi isolate Uvic-CL-2024 chromosome 11, UVic_Ocla_1.0, whole genome shotgun sequence, one region includes:
- the LOC139420684 gene encoding uncharacterized protein, with product MAAEGATEKRANLVASKVMWSNRDDVPMSAPERSHGSDRAGICRQNNVQQWLRSHEADAKPDHTREAAAGLLKRNASSEDDLALGVEASLYGKQGVRTVQEFLRGSRSSPVLTRWNSLTSAFSAQSAPLSVMDVLNLWSDDPEEVLLDLGFGCDEPDISGRIPARFINNQSSARGINIQVFLDAQKNRMDIENPDVSNRFRQLEVLQQVTTAFSSLVGGASTDSLSESGVPALASAEAREKRKRMGMLLRRVSRKTLSQTQIQTQDSQDTNPTPHSPVAHLQQPLAGPPDRRTPLKRARQGLAESICLTPLVEEQGLASEAPEPHSVPQEGALRLEVGKEYQPLISSGIPTRKKSPGEARESFEMEEIQSFDEGSISGSYMGASDTTAVCVMRTNSCQSDSSGFLEEPFIPSITQHPSPGPELMKALSGISGGSTDSQITVKGASPPSSPPSTSLDPSPPTLSTCHPRPESPLYRPETTSPTEETPRHQDFPTPHSLLSDALEMTNSAFGARPSLMENTVAEEDGFSSACCAPCHKPDSPLRHVIIIMKTDRETEHFTLESEEAVPIEGEEKAIAEQSGNVQTGTEAVGDQDTDCYGSHEGSLMNSVALVQMKEEMEMKMEVQISSGLEGPVLGPIAVTEVVDQGSETGSVCHDRSSEDPLLGSDPNLSAVLSPASSLPPAEPLSASSLPPAEPLSASSPPPVHWETGGSEISEGSSSLVPPLNQPTNPSTDLPPGPALTSPSEQVSLPSPASSPPPSLSPASCPHQPPASAFLAASSSSPTQSHSPIPNHSLSALTTTPIPSSIPNSPSAHSLTVAPSQAPTPLVPHSGAFRSGRSVSVQMPSSLPSVSHSALRRGAVPHTPSPLGPSFEPLPLTDLTLRQRRNSFSRKAWSDADVSHFAEHRNTAVAMEKADMTPETISLPSPCPSPSMSSSNRWLSRDGSRRSGSFQMKSTSLDTGLWQEEVGEEVGDEDRRWERALFSGLSCCCSCDNRCRCCSQNNRLKPSSVSAFPYSLDELEGMMHCMRKFRCVLTDIEEQLSEDQASVYSSLSDTDREEVRDILELRKAVKQEAGELELQLTDLVHRYDDSFKMKMHRLLDEQSHLYTQLRLLPLIPTTTSTPGSASSRSMATQCCLLPWLPLTDMSRPRPSSQATWDLESRSALPDSSSMGQRLKHGSTGTKPDKLDIVGFIQRLKESIRHSVNTDSLE from the exons ATGGCAGCTGAAGGGGCCACAGAGAAGAGAGCCAACTTGGTGGCATCTAAAGTCATGTGGAGTAACAGGGATGACGTACCTATGTCAGCACCAGAACGGTCACATGGCAGTGACAGAGCTG GAATCTGTAGACAGAACAACGTCCAGCAGTGGCTTAGAAGTCATGA GGCGGATGCAAAACCAGACCACACCAGAGAAGCTGCAGCAG GGCTTTTAAAGAGGAACGCCAGCAGTGAGGATGACTTAGCGTTGGGCGTCGAAG CATCTTTATATGGTAAACAGGGAGTGAGGACCGTCCAGGAATTTCTGAG GGGTTCCAGGTCCAGCCCAGTTCTCACCAGGTGGAACAGCTTGACCTCAGCCTTCTCAGCACAGTCGGCTCCACTCAG TGTAATGGATGTGCTGAATCTGTGGAGTGATGACCCAGAGGAGGTCCTACTAGATCTGGGCTTCGGCTGTGACGAGCCTGACATCTCTGGACGGATCCCAGCCCGCTTCATCAACAACCAGTCCAGCGCCCGGGGAATCAACATCCAGGTGTTCCTGGATGCCCAGAAGAACCGCATGGACATAGAGAACCCTGATGTCAGCA ataGGTTCAGGCAGTTGGAGGTGCTGCAGCAGGTTACCACTGCGTTCTCATCCCTGGTCGGTGGTGCGTCTACAGACTCCCTCTCCGAGAGCGGAGTTCCAGCTTTAGCTTCAGCCGAGGccagggagaagaggaagaggatgggCATGCTGCTCCGCCGGGTCTCCAGAAAAACCCTCAGCCAGACCCAAATCCAGACCCAGGACTCCCAGGACACAAACCCAACTCCCCACAGTCCCGTAGCCCACTTACAGCAGCCCCTGGCCGGCCCCCCTGACAGGCGGACCCCGCTGAAACGAGCCAGACAGGGCCTGGCTGAGAGTATATGTCTGACCCCACTGGTAGAGGAGCAAGGCCTAGCCTCGGAAGCACCAGAGCCCCACTCGGTCCCCCAGGAGGGTGCGCTCAGGCTCGAGGTGGGGAAGGAGTATCAACCCCTGATCTCCAGTGGTATTCCAACCAGAAAGAAAAGTCCTGGGGAGGCCAGGGAGTCCTTTGAGATGGAGGAG ATCCAGAGCTTTGATGAGGGCAGTATTTCTGGGAGCTACATGGGAGCATCTGACACCACAG cagtgtgtgtgatGAGGACTAACAGCTGCCAGTCTGACAGCAGTGGTTTCCTGGAAGAGCCCTTCATCCCGTCCATTACCCAGCATCCCTCACCTGGACCCGAGCTCATGAAG GCTTTGTCGGGAATATCTGGAGGCAGCACTGACAGCCAGATCACTGTAAAAGGAGCTTCACCCCCCTCGTCCCCCCCATCCACTTCCCTGGACCCTTCCCCTCCTACCCTCTCCACGTGCCACCCAAGACCCGAGTCTCCTCTATACAGACCAGAGACAACAAGCCCTACAGAGGAGACACCCAGACACCAGGATTTCCCCAcaccccactccctcctctctgatGCCTTGGAGATGACTAACTCTGCGTTTGGAGCCCGGCCAAGCCTAATGGAAAACACTGTCGCTGAGGAAGATGGATTCTCTTCGGCCTGCTGTGCACCTTGTCATAAGCCAGACTCTCCGTTACGGCACGTTATTATTATCATGAAAACAGATAGAGAAACAGAACACTTTACTCTGGAATCAGAGGAAGCTGTTCCAATAGAAGGAGAGGAAAAGGCCATAGCGGAACAAAGTGGTAATGTTCAGACAGGAACAGAGGCTGTTGGTGATCAGGACACCGATTGTTATGGGTCACATGAAGGCTCTCTGATGAACTCGGTGGCTCTGGTGCAGATgaaggaagagatggagatgaaGATGGAAGTACAGATTAGTTCTGGTTTGGAAGGTCCAGTGTTGGGTCCTATCGCTGTTACTGAGGTGGTGGATCAAGGCTCTGAGACTGGATCTGTTTGTCATGACCGGTCCTCTGAAGATCCTCTATTGGGATCTGACCCTAACCTCTCAGCAGTGCTAagccctgcctcctctctccccccagcagaacctctctctgcctcctctctccccccagcagagcctctctctgcctcctctccccccccagTGCACTGGGAAACAGGTGGCTCAGAGATTTCAGAGGGATCCTCAAGCTTGGTCCCACCACTAAATCAACCAACAAACCCATCAACAGACCTACCTCCAGGCCCAGCTTTAACCTCACCTTCAGAGCAAGTGTCACTTCCATCCCCAGCTTCTTCCCCACCACCATCTCTGTCCCCAGCCTCATGCCCACACCAACCTCCAGCCTCAGCTTTTCTGGCAGCATCCAGCTCATCTCCAACACAATCCCATTCCCCAATCCCAAACCATTCTCTATCAGCCCTAACCACAACACCAATCCCATCCTCAATTCCAAACTCACCATCAGCCCATTCCTTAACCGTAGCTCCATCTCAAGCCCCAACCCCACTCGTCCCCCACAGTGGTGCTTTCAGGTCAGGTCGATCTGTGTCTGTCCAGATGCCCTCCTCCCTGCCCTCTGTCTCCCACTCTGCCCTCCGGAGAGGTGCTGTCCCCCACACCCCCTCCCCGCTCGGCCCTTCCTTCGAGCCCCTCCCCCTGACTGACCTGACGCTCCGGCAGAGGCGGAACTCCTTCTCCAGGAAGGCGTGGTCAGATGCTGATGTCTCCCACTTTGCAGAACACAGAAACACTGCGGTTGCCATGGAAAAGGCAGACATGACACCTGAGACAATATCCCTCCCGTccccctgcccctccccctccatgTCATCGTCCAATCGGTGGCTGTCTCGCGACGGTTCACGAAGATCCGGAAGTTTCCAGATGAAGTCCACCTCCTTGGACACTGGGCTGTGGCAGGAGGAAGTGGGGGAAGAAGTGGGGGATGAGGATAGACGGTGGGAACGAGCCCTGTTCTCTGGGCTttcctgctgctgctcctgtgATAACCGCTGTCGCTGCTGTTCTCAGAACAATCGCCTCAAACCGTCCTCCGTTTCAGCTTTCCCT TATTCACTGGATGAGCTGGAGGGGATGATGCACTGTATGAGGAAGTTCCGCTGCGTCCTGACAGACATCGAGGAACAGCTGTCAGAAGACCAGGCCTCGGTGTACAGCTCACTCTCTGACACTGACAG AGAGGAAGTGCGAGACATCTTGGAGCTGAGGAAAGCTGTGAAACAGGAAGCAGGAGAGTTGGAACTGCAGCTCACTGACCTGGTTCATCGCTATGACGACAGCTTCAAAATG AAGATGCACAGACTACTCGATGAACAATCTCACCTCTACACCCAGCTAAGGCTCCTGCCCCTGATCCCCACGACCACATCCACCCCTGGTTCTGCCTCCTCCAGGAGCATGGCCACTCAGTGCTGCCTGCTGCCCTGGCTGCCTTTGACGGACATGTCCAGGCCACGCCCCTCATCGCAGGCCACCTGGGATTTGGAGTCCAGATCAGCTCTGCCAGATTCCAGTTCTATGGGCCAGAGGCTAAAACATGGTTCTACAGGCACCAAGCCAGACAAACTGGACATTGTGGGTTTCATCCAGAGA CTGAAGGAGTCCATACGCCACTCTGTCAATACTGACTCACTGGAGTAA